The Maniola jurtina chromosome 3, ilManJurt1.1, whole genome shotgun sequence genome segment TGATCCTGAACCGACATCTGTCAAAATATGTTAggctaggggtgacgtgaaatcaaagatactagtcgtttcatagcctccCTAGTGTAGGtaaagcctcgacgttttttACAAGTTCCTAACTTGCGTGAACGTCGTAAACGCCATATGGGGCGCATCCAAtcggtacaaaaaataactgacattttgtatgacacctcttccagcgtacttgtatatgaCCATGTCAGTGGTGTCAACAGTCAGATGACCTAAAAAACGTTGTCGGCTGTCACTCAATTTCGTTGACAGCACAGTCGCCTATGCttttatagtttttgtttttccaCTTCCGTTTAAGTCACGTACTAATTACGTGTGTtatttttttgcagttaaccACTGAACACGAACACACGCTTCGAATTTTGGAAATAACAAAAGATAACCAAAATGCACTCGCCGCGGAGTTGGCTGACGCTAAGGTAAAAacgttatattatttaattaattactgaaGGGTTATGTGTTTATCAGTCTATAATGTGTACATgatgtatatttattatagtaGTATAATACCTCATAAATCAATCAATTCCTTTATATTAAgcgtgataataattattgtcgtctgttatttttttatttgtgtttctgttattttttctgtttctgttgatttttctgtgtttctgttattttttctgttatttctgttattttttctgttatttctgttattttttctgttgtttctgttattttttctgtgtttctgttattttttctgttgtttctgttattttttctgtgtttctgttattttttctgttgtttttgttattttattgttttttgtttaaaaataggataaaataggaaaaataaataaatgagagttgttaaaaaaattgtcgTCTAAAAAAGAAACCCACTACTAGAAAAGAAGGTTTTCAGTGCGACGCGAGTATtttgtactataatattatattattgtgtaaGAATAGAATAATTGCGTCTAACAATGCCGTGTTATAACGTCATTTTTATGCtgtagcaataataataaaaagccaCGCTCATATTAATGGTCTATAAAATATCCAATGTATCTTAGGATGAAATATTCAGGCCGAATTTATTATCTACATTATTATCTTAACAAATAATTAAAGTATATAGCGTTTTTATGTCAAGGTGCCTATCtgtcatttcaattttaatgatATTAGGTACGTGAATGAATGTATTGTATGTGTGTACTGTTTTGTATCAGTTTTTGCTTTGACCTGTTTGAAATCCATGctaaatttataaatgcgaaagtgtctgtctgttgtttAGCTTcacacggcccatccgtttatccAATTTTGTCgagtacagagataacttgaaCCTCGGAGACGGTCATGGGTAATTTTTTGTCTTGGAAATCTCACGACTTTCCgtagaattgaaaaaaaaaccaaaatccacatGAATCCACGTGGATATAATGTCGTGGGCATTTGGCACAAAGATACCTTGCAGCCCGACACATACTAGatatgctacttttatctcagaaaatcaaatacttcccatgggatttttaaaaagctaaatccacgcggtcgaagtcatCTAGTGTTAAGTAATTATTACTAtccaaaactttaaaatacctatacttagAGTCTGCTGAcgttctttttgatttttcttctTCGAACAGCGTTTCAAAATGGAGAACTTTTCATTCACCGGCTACATACATAGCGAATCAGAAATCGCGCGACCAAAATCTAGAAAGGCAAGTTCTCCCTTCTAAAAGGAATTGGCCTTggaagaaaaaaaatcaaaaggaaCGCCAGGAAATGTCgatatatttggttttggatAAATGTCATAACTAACTGGCCTAAATCTATCTTTGGACCGGTCCTTTTTATTTCAAAGGCAAAAAGCCAATAAGCGTCacggttttattaaattgctgtATTCCTGTGTTTATATTACGTATTGCAGATAAGGTATTGAGGCATGTAATTCAATATCCCATTGTGTGTCCTCGTAAATTTTTAGTGCTTATTTGTACTTTGATAGTAAAATATTCGTTTCGCCGCCGTAAAATGGCACGAACTTCCAATGCATTTTGAAGAGAATTTTATTACTAGGTAGTATGCCTAATAATCATTACCATAGTAGTATGAGTTTTAATGAGACTGCCTTATTCAGTTTCATGATTGTTTTCCTTGAGTTTGTTTTATTGGATAGGCAACAGTCATTTGACTAagataataacaaaaatttGCTTCCATTTAAGAGAATTTGATTTTAAAGTAAAGGAACAATCCTTTGTTGTGTTGTCTGGCATAACGCCACCTTACCATTAGTGCAAGAATGCATTGCGAGGAATATGTCTCAAACCCACTTCGAGAAAAAGCTTGATTTCACAGCTAGGCATGGCCTTGAACTGGTGAAAAAAGTGACCTAAGCTATGAAAATGAAGCGGGTGGTTTTACGTATATAAGGCGCTACGCATCATCATTGGTGTAAAACGCAGAGCTTTAGACCTCTCGTTTCTCAGTGCACCCACAGCGACAGCTATAAAATAGCGTCGAATGAAGTCACCCAAATGTTGTCTACAGAACTTGATAGAACTTAGTATACCCACTCCTATACCTCCCACTATATATTAATATAGAGAGGGCGCAACAGTGCACTGATTAACATCAGCTCCGTACCaaaaagtgttttaaaataaaaatataggttaTTATTGCAATAAAAAGTGATGATTTGTTGCATTAGTGGCTAAACTATAACTAGTGATAATAATCTAGTGAAATTACAGCAGTTTTGCgataaaaaatcataaagaaGTTCTCAACGGACAATGGAGTTCCAGTACCTACAAAAATCATCTTAAGTTAcaaattgttttgaattttgagccAGTATTTTAAATGCAATAATCTCGCAAGTTTCTGTACGTAAATTTTGGACgtgaatagaaaaataaaagtgaaatataactattataacctaaaaatttaacaaacgGTCGAATAAATAATTCGTGAATAAGATTAACTCTGACGCCATCTACCCACAAATGCAGCAGGCAGTTCCAATGTATGACGTTCGAGGTTTTTGATACGAACCTATTGAAATTATccaggtacttacctacttaccgaaATACCGATTTGTGATTGTCTAGTTTTATACCTCTGCAGTTCTCGTAGTTTACaacgtttttttataaaaatggaaGAAATTACACAAATACTACGTGAAATACAAGTTCAAATGAACACACAAAAACaagaattacataatatacaacaaAACATAAATGGCATAAATGATAACATCAATGAGAAATTTCAAAACAtggaacttaaaactaaaatgctagaagaaaaattagaaaaacagcAACAATCCATTAACTTTTTCGAAAAATTCATAAGgagaaaaaatttaatattttttggagtagaagaaaaagaaaatggtTACCATGATTTAGAAAAATAtgtactaaatataataaacaacaaCATGAAAATGAACTACGGCAATGATAGTCTGGAGTATGTGGGAAGACTTGGTAAAAAGACAGGCACTGTAAGACCTGTAATTGTAACCTTAAAAACAGTAGGAATGAAAATCAACTtgttaaaaaagaagaaaatgcttgacagttcaaactactaTATTATGGAAGATTTTCCAAAAGAGATTCTTAATAAGAGAAAACAACTTAGAGAAAAACTTactgaagaaagaaaaaatggaaaaaacgcaaaattaatttatgataaaattataatattagaccaAATTAAAACTGGAATGGAAACAAAAATCGCCAACAATAAGATGAATTTTCCTTTGTTTTCCCAAGAGGTAGTAAGTAACCATCATTtcaaaaacaacaataaaaataggaaaacacacaaaaataagaccaagaattaaatattcttaatatTATACAGATGCACTAACCTAGAATAATAAAACATGCTAGAAAACTATTGTATAGACCCTCTCCACCTCTCAATCCGGCTGGTCCCCGTGAGAGGTTAGACCACTACCCTTCAGTGCAAATAACCAGTTCATAGGTCACTTGACTACCATCTGTTAAATGAACACAGCAAACAAACATCTGAAGGAGGCCTCACACCTTAAGGGTGTACTGAACAGCTAGACAGTTAACTAGGTATCTACTGGAAATTAAATAGCATTTAAGTAATTTGTTCACTGATTAGAGATTATAGTAGGAATTtccaattaaaaatataattatataatattaagtatacttacTAAAAAGTTACTAAAAAGTATGTTACTAAAAAGCTTACAAcattaggataaaaataatacaactacttaacatacatttttattgttaaaagtactttcttggattacatatcaaaaataatataagtaattaaaccaaataatttgtttaacagatttttctaGCTGTAatcaatgtaataaaaaaataaaaacaaattgtttgTGTTGCTTTCCATTTAGTAGACAAGTACATAAGAATGAATACTACTTAAAACTTGCAATTTGTATATCTACtcattgtaaaatataaaaaagtaccttctattcaatatttcagtcaaaaagaaagaaaaattactTTGAGTTTTAGCACCTACCTATTATCATATTTTGAGATAAAACTTGTTTGAAACAGTAAGCTAGGCCAAACTCTGGAATGTATAAaggaaagtaggtacttatactaaaattagaaaaactgaagttaaaataaacaaaacaaaaaaaaaaatgtatatataacataaatataataataggtaattaagaaaataagtgcctacatttatgttaaaataataaaaaataggagtgttataaatatttctaagtaagtacttatttaaagataaagcatTTCATTataaatgttattaaaaaatgtactagttcgattatacctaggtactatagtTGTATACAAAACTTCATGTAAAATTTCATTTTGTTGTTCAGTAATAAagggctttattattattattattattatacagggTGGCCAGAGAAGTGACGTCCAAAAGCAAAATTTGGGTGCTTCATATGGAGAGGTATCCAAATCACCCCCATGTATGTTACGCgattttttgtagttttcaagttataattttttttaataggtttttaaaaatttcgaccAGCATggctttaaacattttttaaaaaaaaaccaagaccattttttgcagttttttttttgtaatttaattgtTATGAGCAGTGCTTTAATGCTCAAAAATAATCAGGTTCGTAGCGTTAAGGAAAACTGCAAAAACTTTGAACTAAATCAGAAAAATTTCGTTCAAGCGAGTAGGACTTGAATTttcaacattaaattaaaaattgaaaacgctggttttttagttttaaattaactttaaaaactGCGCTTGGCTCTTaggtttattaataataataaaaaaatgtacttaatggGTGTTATTTCGCTGAAATCAGGCATCAAAGGTACTGAAGTGGAAAATTCGTAAAAAAggaatttgataaaaaataattttaattgctgATTTTATTATTCCTGGCGCTAATTATGATAGAAAATTTGTAGATTACcaacaaataaatgaattaaattaagaTTCGAAGGAAGATGAAGAttgaacattttcaattttacttaattttatcatGAATGTTGAGGGGCCTGTTCTCGGAAATTTAGCAGTACGGTATCCCTTTTACCGAGAATAACAATAGGCCAGGTAAAGAATATTGctttctctctcactctctggTACGGCTAGAACTGGTGTAAGCGAAAGAAACAACGAATAACCGGTGCAAGCGCAAATAAGAATCACGTCCCTCAGTCGTTCTCACCTTGTGTTAACTGCTACTCGTCTCGTCACTTACTCTTTACCACTACGCTCGCTTTGCTTACGGATTTCGCTGCCTACTTATCTGACTATTGTGCTCGTTTATTGGACTCTGTTTTGCCTAGTGATTTGGACTTTGTTGACTTGGAAGTAGAGATGAGGTACACATTGAGTGAGTATGCAGAAATGCATTATTTTTACGGAGTTGCTCGAGGCAACGGCCATGAAGCAGCACGACTTTATCGTGATCAACTTCAACGCCGAGGTGGTCCGCAACCTGAACGATATCCCGACCATCGTGTATTTATTAACACGCACAATACCTTAATGGCGGGCCGCATTCCTGGTCGAGACGGCAGTCGTGAAGGCGTCCCTAGAGTCGATCCAGATCGCAGAGAAATTGTGTTAGAAGAAGTTCGTGGGAATCCATCTACGAGTACGAGAGTTATGGCTCGTAATCTGAACATCCCGAGATCATCGATTCAAAAGATACTTCATGAGGAAGGATACCACGCGTATCACATTCAACGAGTCCAAGCTTTGTTGCCAACCGATTATCAGTTGCGAGTTGATTTTTGCGAAACCATGTTGCGAAGACAGCGAGAGGATCccgaattttttaataaaattttgtggaCTGACGAGTCACGTTTCGAACGAACTGGattattcaatattcataaTTACCACACATGGGCAATTGAAAACCCACACGCAGTAAGAGACTCGTCATACCAACATCGTTTCAGCGTAAACATGTGGTCTGGGATCCTCAACGGTGAATTAATTGGTCCATTTGAACTGCCGTCCAGACTTAATGCTGAAACATAcaacaattttttacaaaacgAAATTACGAAAATGAACTGTGTTTTATTAACTCATCAATGACAAATAAGAACTaacaaaaatacaacaaaaacacaaattaaaaaaaaattcaaggtgaatattttttttattagtttgaagCATTTCTTGTGATAATTTTTAGCCTTAGGAAGAATAAAGTaggcaataattattttttactcatttttttTCTCCTAGGAGTTTTCCACCTTAGTATCTTTAAAGCCTGTTTTCAGCGAAATAAAGCCCAtttagtacttttttttttagtattattaTGAAACCTAAGAGCCAAGCGCAGTTTTTAAAGTTAcgttaaaactaaaaaaccagcgttttcaatttttaatttaatgttgaaAATTCAAGTCCTACTCGCTTGAACGAAATTTTTCTGATTTAGTTCAAAGTTTTTGCAGTTTTCCTTAACGCTACGAACCTGATTATTTTTGAACATTAAAGCACTGCTCATAacgattaaattacaaaaaaaaaactgcaaaaaatggtcttggtttttttttaaaaaatgtttgaagCCGTGCTggtcgaaatttttaaaaacctattaaaaaaaatcataacttgaaaactacaaaaaatcGCGTAACATACATGGGGGTGATTTGGATACCTCTCCATATGAAGCACCCAAATTTTGCTTTTGGACGTCACTTCTCTGGCCACCCTGTATATTAATATGGTAGTATTCCTCCCAATAGTCCTAGTTGTTCGTTTTCTTCCTAGCGTTAaaggttgtctggaagagatcgttatttagcgataagaccgcttTTTTGTATCTACTGTTTAAGTTTTcgttttgtaacctgtcatttgttttgtggtgcaataaagtatatacatacaatatacattcatacatatatgcctttaaaatattattttttgatacGTTAATAGCGAATTAGCTACTTAGAATTTGAATACTTTCTGTAGGAGCGGTATGCAGAAGTGGCAGCGTTGCTGGCCGAAGCTCAGGAGCAGTTGCGCGCGGTGCGGAAGCGAGGAGAGGTCACGCGCGGCCTCATGCCCTCCGTGGCGGCCGCGGCGGGGCTGCTGCCCGCCAGCCTGCATCGAGAGATGCACTCTTCCGTCTACTCCGAGCTCAGTCTCGACTCTGGCATTGGAGACCCACTTGCTCAGTAAGTGTTTTAAATTCTTCTGCGTCGTATTCCTTAATGCCGAGGGTGTGGCCCATAATAATCACAGACTGGGTTGATCAATAGATGAAGTCTAGCGATGTGATCTTAAAAACAGTTGAGAATATACTATCTTGTTAACGTTCCTTAGGAAAACAAGGAACTGTTTTAGTTCCGTCCCATCCGTCAGACTGTCCGTCGTGTgacacaattttaaaaataaactataacagCTATAAGGTTGTTTACTATAATTATAGAAATATTACTGCACACAGaggtatatttaaattaaatgaaatttgaaacTGTATGTCAAAGTTTTAAACAGCTTTCAGGGCTACGAAACGGTAGCTTGGCTGCCTTATGTGTCGCACAAGGTAGCCATGTTACCGTAATATATGCGCTTTGACCACGTTTTACTATCGTTACAGTTCAAGCATGCAGAAAGTATTCGAGACCGTGCAGTGCGCGTCGCGCTGGTCGGGCGCGTCGCTGTCGGGCTCGGAGCCGGACGCGGCGCCCGCCTACAAGCCGCCAACTAAACCCAACTCCTCAGACTCCTTCTTTGAAGATGTATCTGACACTGAGTCGGAAGATTTGTATCCGTAAGTATTGTCACCATTCAACTAAACCCAGCAGAAAATTGCTACAAAACCACTGCTCAGGTTTCTCAAAACCTGCAGTAAAAATTCACTTGTGCCCAGGAATTCCACAATCTTGTACCCCATTCACCGTTTTACCACAGATCGATCCAATTTACttgcacgaaacgtttttgctcaataTTTCTGCTAAGTGGTTGAATGTCCTTCCAGCGTCCGTCTTTCCTGCCACATAttacctaaataccttcaagaAACATACACCTTGTATGCAAGCGCGCTGGAACCTAGACCTCATTATTGCTTTATTATTAAGCGTGATTGTTGTCCaacgcaagcctatcttgcaatgCAATAACATCTAACTGTTCGAATAACAATACTATTACTTACAAAGGACTCAACTATTGATTAATAGTTCTTGATACAGCAATacttttgtattaaaatttagttttgtgATGAATCAGACACAGTTTAGTATATTTTCGTAGTGTTTTTCTCAgtgtttgttgtttgtttgCAGAGGAAACACAGGGGTTGGCGTCCCGGGCGCTCCCGGCGCGGCGGAGCTAGCGGCGGCGTTGCGGCGGCTCACACCACAAGAAATCAACTCTAGGCGGGCTTCCTTAGCCGCCTCGCACGTGCTGAGGCATCGACGACGGACGGGTATGTTACCAACataagattaatttattatgagaCGAAAATCATGTTCTGCTCCACCCAGTAATCGTTCAAACTTCTCTAACAAGGGATTCACGATCCAGctatgtaggtacaatttcGTGGAAAAGGTTACCCCGAATTCAACTCTGCATATAGTTGATGGATGGCTGGATAAGGCTTAttctttttgatttattttcaactagctgatgtccacgacttgatacgcgtggatttagatttttcaaaaatcccgcgaAAACACGATTTGAgataaatatagcctatatcactgTCTTGTACTATATCCTTGCAAAAAAAGCAATAAgtaaaccaagaaacaaacacactttttgaTTTACGTATTTATACGCTTACAGAGAGAGATTTAAGCGAAGAGAGCGCGGTATGGGgtgcgggcgcggcgggcggcatGGCGCGGTTTCGGCCGCCACACAAGCTGCAAATCGTCAAGCCGATGGAGGGATCCCTCACGCTACACACCTGGGCGCAGCTCGCTAAACCAACCATGTCgggtaagattttttacaagCATTTTTTAACACTACCAGTTTTGAGTTCATTGACGTAGGATATTATAGACGGCAGCTCACGAATAATTTGACAGCGCTCAAGTGGCCAGGTTCGCACCGTACAAAACATGACGCATAGGCAACAACCAATGGCGGACGGttgcgcgctatgattggctgagatattttcacgCCATTCAAAAacaagatttctgcgcaggtacattggcgttataaaagtggtagtactggaATCATTTGATTTGCTTGTAGGTTTACTGGAAGAGCAGGAAGGCGTGGGTGTGCGAGGGTCGCGATCCGCGCAGGCGCTGGGCATGCGCGTGTACCGGCTGTCCGACGTGGAGGAGGACGACGACATGCCGCGCCTGCCGCACTCGAGCCACATCTACACCTTCACCAACAGGTATACACCCAATCACTTTAATATTCTTTGTGTTTTTAAcgttaaattttcttttttaatgcaTGCTTGTAATCTTGTAATTAGGGTAAATTGTAGGCTTGGTAATAATTATCATAAGTATAAAAATGAGCGTGTCATGTATACCAAAGTTGAAACGTCTTTGCCGTCATTCTAATGAGCTTAATTCTCTATAATCCCCCGGAACATGTTTCGGTGGATTATAGCGACTTAAGCTTGTTGGTCCTTGACTTCCGCAATTTTACGCCCCCTTCTATCCTACGTTATTCTAATCTGTTAGCAATTTAATACTCAGTATCCATTCTTAGTTCAAATCCAGAGCGACCGAAGACGTTTCAGTTAGATTGAAGATATAATTTGTGATGCATAGATTGTATATTAAAGTTACGTATTGAAACATTGCTTTACGCTTGTTTTGTTTCCTTTTGCAACAGCACGGTTTTACATCCAAACGATGGCAGCCTCGTAGGTAGCAACGTGAGCAGCGTCTGCAGCAGCGGTATGAGCAGCCTCTCTAGCTCCGTGCTGGGCAGCGCGTGGAGCTCGCGCCTCACGTCGCGCCGCTCCTCCGCCGCCGTGTCGCCCGTGCACTCGCGCCGCGACTCGCTCTGCCAGCCGCCCTCGCGACACTTCACGCCCACGGCCACGCCCGCCAACAGCCCGCTGCTCGGCTCGCCCGACTCCTCGCCGCCGCCCACGCCGCGCCCCGGCGACGCGCCCCCCTCGCTGCACGCCCTCATCGCGAGCGGCACCTCCATCCTCCGCCGGCGGTACCTCATATCCCCAGCTTCCGACGGCTCCCCATCTCCGCTGGCGCTGCAAACACCGGGATCTCTATACATGGGGCTGCTTCATCGAAGTCCGATGGAGCAGTTGACTTGTTTGAAGCGAACCCTTCGATCTCCAGCCGCGGCGCCGACGGAGCGGTGTGAGACGGCAGACGCCCCATTAGGAGTTCCTGCGCATCCCGGTGAAGGCGCATTGGACGCTGCTGCTCATGGTGGTCCTGGCACGAACGGTCGAAGAGGCAGAGTGCGAGCGCCGCGGCCTCGCACGGACTTGGGCACGGTGGGCTCGACGCCGACGAGCAGCACGCCGGCGCAATCCTCGCCCCTCGGTACGCTCAGCACCTTTCTATTCGGCCGCAAAGGTGGCTTACTGTGAGAGTGCGAGCCTTTCCGACTCATCAGAGGTGCTTCCGTAGATCGCTCGGACGCCGCTCGATTAGAAAACCGCAGAGTGCGTTTTGAGCCGCGTCACGCTAAGCGATCGTTCTGAATTGAGGCGAATAGTTATAGTGATTGCTGCGTGCAACCTTGTGTACTGAATAATGATAAAGATACTTACTTTTGTGCTCAAACAGCAGTTTTGTTTTTAGAATAATCAATTCTCAACATTTTATACGAAGTAATTACTGTTACCATTCGCCTCAATGGGGCGTAGccttattgatttttttacttgtgATTTAGATGTAGACGATTTTTTTAAGCGAAAACCCGATAGGCCTATCGGTAATGTAGGCATAATTCGATTAACATCGACATGATtggtattattttatgttatgaaACATTTATGTCTGTGAgtccattattattttttttgacattgtttgttttgtagtaatttgtatttttttagaattgcttttgcatttatgtgGATGACTATGAATCTGAATTGATCTTTAGAAAGACTTGTATACGTCGCCGTTGTAGCATTTTCAAATCTAACACATTCCTTTGAACAAACTAGTATTAATCGAATGCATGCATATTGAAGCAGGTCAGAATTATCAAGAGAACCGAACGGCCAATTTATTTACAGCGATATCCTTTTGGcactaaataaaaacaaagttcataataattattacaagtttaaaataaacacacTGCCTAGGTATAAAGGTCCAAACGCATTTGCGCTGCGCTGCGCGACGCGACACGTAGTTGTCTGCCGCGTCACGCTCAAGTGCGCCTTGCTCCATGCAAACTcgcatatctatactaatattataaagaggtaaagtttgtaagtttttttgtaggatctctggaactactgaaccgattttgaaaattatttcaccagTACAAAACTACATTTTTCCTGAGTAATAATTTCCAGAAAATTacagatccctacgaaaattgtaatgcGCTACCCGTCGTATTGTATGCGCGCCGCGTCGAGCAGCGCTACTCAAGTGCGTTGGGACCTTTAAACGCAATTAGTTTCAAGGATGGGCATTAATCTTATTATTTTGAGACTGACATCTTAGTTACATATCTTACAATTTTCGCCCTTTGATAGCTTGTTATGCTTCCATTTTCGTATACGATTTTGAATCGTTTTTATTTAACGTCAAAAGCACTATTGCAATTAAATTGtagacttaataaaaattaaagatctTTGTTTCCttttttcattaattaattcgataaaaaaatttgacaattatttatactaaaaaatatttaacaagtgCTATAAATTCTGGTTGTTTTCATATTTCGATGAAAGTTCTAATCATATACTTAATCAATTTATtactatgataaactatgatatcatttctttt includes the following:
- the LOC123880491 gene encoding trafficking kinesin-binding protein milt isoform X4 yields the protein MTKTYNDIEAVTRLLEEKEKDLELTARIGKELLTANGRLEARVTALEGELRSARDLVTQLRHEISSKSDLLQVLTDDTEEGSPTEEQEAPTAIALKRRTGALERENRALREEAARLAAGADSAELAERQLLRDIAAQLSSANSEANVLGTELAEERQRSAELQYQLDTTNTRLAATERNLQQLTTEHEHTLRILEITKDNQNALAAELADAKERYAEVAALLAEAQEQLRAVRKRGEVTRGLMPSVAAAAGLLPASLHREMHSSVYSELSLDSGIGDPLAHSSMQKVFETVQCASRWSGASLSGSEPDAAPAYKPPTKPNSSDSFFEDVSDTESEDLYPGNTGVGVPGAPGAAELAAALRRLTPQEINSRRASLAASHVLRHRRRTERDLSEESAVWGAGAAGGMARFRPPHKLQIVKPMEGSLTLHTWAQLAKPTMSGLLEEQEGVGVRGSRSAQALGMRVYRLSDVEEDDDMPRLPHSSHIYTFTNSTVLHPNDGSLVGSNVSSVCSSGMSSLSSSVLGSAWSSRLTSRRSSAAVSPVHSRRDSLCQPPSRHFTPTATPANSPLLGSPDSSPPPTPRPGDAPPSLHALIASGTSILRRRYLISPASDGSPSPLALQTPGSLYMGLLHRSPMEQLTCLKRTLRSPAAAPTERCETADAPLGVPAHPGEGALDAAAHGGPGTNGRRGRVRAPRPRTDLGTVGSTPTSSTPAQSSPLGTLSTFLFGRKGGLL
- the LOC123880491 gene encoding trafficking kinesin-binding protein milt isoform X2 produces the protein MSITITEEKAMKELCNSEEVPEVEIVSLLQEHIPKYRLRADSLTQFGGYENQDWFIPSPALPVRPEDLALTPDQIRETLNYFLLCSNRVSQMTKTYNDIEAVTRLLEEKEKDLELTARIGKELLTANGRLEARVTALEGELRSARDLVTQLRHEISSKSDLLQVLTDDTEEGSPTEEQEAPTAIALKRRTGALERENRALREEAARLAAGADSAELAERQLLRDIAAQLSSANSEANVLGTELAEERQRSAELQYQLDTTNTRLAATERNLQQLTTEHEHTLRILEITKDNQNALAAELADAKERYAEVAALLAEAQEQLRAVRKRGEVTRGLMPSVAAAAGLLPASLHREMHSSVYSELSLDSGIGDPLAHSSMQKVFETVQCASRWSGASLSGSEPDAAPAYKPPTKPNSSDSFFEDVSDTESEDLYPGNTGVGVPGAPGAAELAAALRRLTPQEINSRRASLAASHVLRHRRRTERDLSEESAVWGAGAAGGMARFRPPHKLQIVKPMEGSLTLHTWAQLAKPTMSGLLEEQEGVGVRGSRSAQALGMRVYRLSDVEEDDDMPRLPHSSHIYTFTNSTVLHPNDGSLVGSNVSSVCSSGMSSLSSSVLGSAWSSRLTSRRSSAAVSPVHSRRDSLCQPPSRHFTPTATPANSPLLGSPDSSPPPTPRPGDAPPSLHALIASGTSILRRRYLISPASDGSPSPLALQTPGSLYMGLLHRSPMEQLTCLKRTLRSPAAAPTERCETADAPLGVPAHPGEGALDAAAHGGPGTNGRRGRVRAPRPRTDLGTVGSTPTSSTPAQSSPLGTLSTFLFGRKGGLL
- the LOC123880491 gene encoding trafficking kinesin-binding protein milt isoform X1 gives rise to the protein MTEKRTRPRPRRRNDLHDRQQDLLFTWSNELCNSEEVPEVEIVSLLQEHIPKYRLRADSLTQFGGYENQDWFIPSPALPVRPEDLALTPDQIRETLNYFLLCSNRVSQMTKTYNDIEAVTRLLEEKEKDLELTARIGKELLTANGRLEARVTALEGELRSARDLVTQLRHEISSKSDLLQVLTDDTEEGSPTEEQEAPTAIALKRRTGALERENRALREEAARLAAGADSAELAERQLLRDIAAQLSSANSEANVLGTELAEERQRSAELQYQLDTTNTRLAATERNLQQLTTEHEHTLRILEITKDNQNALAAELADAKERYAEVAALLAEAQEQLRAVRKRGEVTRGLMPSVAAAAGLLPASLHREMHSSVYSELSLDSGIGDPLAHSSMQKVFETVQCASRWSGASLSGSEPDAAPAYKPPTKPNSSDSFFEDVSDTESEDLYPGNTGVGVPGAPGAAELAAALRRLTPQEINSRRASLAASHVLRHRRRTERDLSEESAVWGAGAAGGMARFRPPHKLQIVKPMEGSLTLHTWAQLAKPTMSGLLEEQEGVGVRGSRSAQALGMRVYRLSDVEEDDDMPRLPHSSHIYTFTNSTVLHPNDGSLVGSNVSSVCSSGMSSLSSSVLGSAWSSRLTSRRSSAAVSPVHSRRDSLCQPPSRHFTPTATPANSPLLGSPDSSPPPTPRPGDAPPSLHALIASGTSILRRRYLISPASDGSPSPLALQTPGSLYMGLLHRSPMEQLTCLKRTLRSPAAAPTERCETADAPLGVPAHPGEGALDAAAHGGPGTNGRRGRVRAPRPRTDLGTVGSTPTSSTPAQSSPLGTLSTFLFGRKGGLL